The following are encoded together in the Janthinobacterium sp. Marseille genome:
- a CDS encoding MAPEG family protein gives MNLSYWCVLIAGILPAATVAIAKWGKRDFDNSEPRRWLEQQEGLRRRADSAHRNHFEAFPFFAAGVLVAQQLNAPQDSINMLAVAFIAARLVYTLLYLTDRATLRSVTWLIGYLAVIGLFLLPVFHSA, from the coding sequence ATGAATCTTTCTTACTGGTGTGTATTGATTGCCGGCATCCTGCCTGCAGCGACGGTTGCGATCGCCAAATGGGGCAAGCGCGATTTCGATAATTCAGAACCGCGACGCTGGCTGGAACAACAGGAAGGCCTGCGGCGGCGTGCTGATAGCGCGCATCGCAATCACTTTGAAGCCTTTCCTTTCTTTGCCGCCGGCGTATTGGTCGCACAACAACTGAATGCACCGCAAGATTCGATTAATATGCTGGCTGTCGCATTTATTGCGGCACGGCTGGTGTACACCCTGCTCTACCTGACGGATCGCGCAACCCTGCGTTCCGTAACATGGCTGATCGGCTACCTGGCCGTGATCGGACTTTTCTTATTACCGGTTTTCCATAGCGCCTGA
- the sbcB gene encoding exodeoxyribonuclease I, translating to MSTHTFLWHDYETFGIQPRRDRPAQFAAIRTDAELNEIGEPIMLYCKPANDFLPDPQSCLITGITPQTCLERGVPEHEFAAEIEKALSQTGTIGVGYNTIRFDDEVTRFMFWRNLIDPYAREWQNSCGRWDILDVVRTAYALRPEGINWPKHPDGRPSFRLEQLTAENGIAHEAAHDALSDVRATIALARLIRERQPKLFDFCLGLHKKDKVAAEIGLPLRRPFLHITGMIPAERGCIAVVWPLAVHPTNKNEVIVWDLSVDPSELATLDAETIRMRMFSKADALPEGVSRLPIKTIHLNKSPIVINNLKTLSAEMTEQWGIDIPTALRHAEVAAAAPDMTAIWQDVFYRPQEAAADVDEDLYGGFVGNNDRRTLQELRALSPEALAQAKPGFSDPRLEEIVWRYRARNFPHTLNEEEQQRWEDHRVARLFDGEGGARTIETLFAEIDQLSETADERGEEILGALYDYAEAIAPSR from the coding sequence ATGTCTACGCATACCTTTCTTTGGCACGATTACGAAACCTTCGGCATACAGCCGCGCCGTGATCGCCCGGCGCAGTTTGCCGCGATCCGTACCGATGCCGAACTCAATGAAATCGGCGAACCCATCATGCTGTATTGCAAGCCGGCGAATGACTTCCTGCCGGATCCGCAATCCTGCCTGATTACCGGCATCACGCCGCAAACCTGCCTGGAGCGCGGCGTGCCTGAACACGAGTTCGCCGCTGAAATTGAAAAAGCCCTGTCGCAAACCGGCACCATAGGCGTCGGCTACAACACCATACGTTTCGATGATGAAGTCACGCGCTTCATGTTTTGGCGCAACCTGATCGATCCGTATGCGCGCGAATGGCAAAACAGTTGCGGCCGCTGGGATATCCTCGATGTGGTGCGTACTGCATATGCACTGCGTCCGGAAGGCATCAACTGGCCTAAACATCCGGACGGTCGTCCCAGCTTCCGCCTCGAACAATTAACTGCTGAAAATGGCATTGCGCATGAAGCAGCGCATGATGCGCTATCCGATGTACGTGCCACGATTGCGCTGGCACGCCTGATCCGTGAGCGCCAACCCAAGCTGTTCGACTTTTGCCTGGGCCTGCACAAGAAAGACAAGGTCGCCGCCGAAATCGGCCTGCCGCTGCGTCGTCCCTTCCTGCACATCACCGGCATGATACCGGCCGAGCGTGGCTGTATCGCCGTAGTCTGGCCGCTGGCGGTACATCCGACCAACAAGAATGAAGTCATCGTATGGGACCTGTCGGTAGATCCGTCCGAACTGGCGACACTGGATGCGGAAACCATACGCATGCGCATGTTTAGCAAGGCCGATGCTTTGCCGGAAGGCGTGAGCCGCCTGCCCATCAAAACCATCCATTTGAATAAATCCCCTATCGTCATCAACAACCTGAAGACGCTGTCAGCGGAAATGACGGAGCAATGGGGGATAGATATACCGACCGCACTGCGACATGCAGAAGTGGCCGCCGCCGCGCCCGATATGACGGCGATCTGGCAGGATGTCTTTTACCGGCCGCAGGAAGCGGCGGCCGATGTCGATGAAGATTTATACGGCGGCTTTGTCGGCAATAATGATCGCCGTACCTTGCAGGAATTGCGCGCGCTGTCGCCGGAAGCATTGGCGCAGGCCAAGCCGGGCTTCAGCGATCCACGCCTGGAAGAAATCGTCTGGCGTTACCGCGCCCGCAACTTCCCGCATACGCTGAACGAAGAAGAACAGCAACGCTGGGAAGACCATCGCGTCGCACGCCTGTTTGACGGTGAAGGCGGGGCCCGTACGATAGAAACCCTGTTTGCCGAAATCGACCAATTGTCCGAAACTGCGGATGAGCGCGGCGAAGAAATCCTCGGTGCGTTATACGACTATGCGGAAGCCATCGCGCCCAGCCGCTAG
- a CDS encoding GGDEF domain-containing protein: MEQITTFGASAYTIGNINLFDGISDPVVATLLQQCAIVRLQADETISPLHNNEACVYAVLRGALGNTLIDETQGIRTEKILPGESVGELSVLDDIAHSSTLKALQETELLVIESGTLWRLIDEAEGVARNLLRQLSFRLRAANAQLRRREKVGEFYRQLSMVDGLTNLHNRAWLNDKLSVLVEEAHAGKRPLSLIMIDLDHFKRFNDEYGHLLGDTALRTAAGVLSAALRPSDFAVRYGGEELIVILPDSNGAAGTMVAQRLCERMRLAVVFADMHMPLPHITASFGVAMLAPQQDADGLLAAADAALYRAKQAGRNQVAV, encoded by the coding sequence TTGGAGCAGATTACGACTTTTGGTGCATCCGCATACACAATCGGCAACATCAACCTCTTCGATGGCATCAGCGATCCCGTAGTCGCCACCCTACTGCAGCAATGTGCGATAGTCCGCCTGCAGGCAGACGAAACCATTTCCCCGCTGCACAATAATGAAGCCTGCGTCTATGCCGTCTTGCGCGGCGCGCTCGGCAATACGCTGATCGATGAGACGCAAGGCATACGTACCGAAAAAATCCTCCCGGGCGAAAGCGTAGGCGAACTGTCGGTACTGGACGATATCGCCCACTCGAGCACCTTGAAAGCCTTGCAGGAAACCGAACTGCTGGTGATCGAGTCAGGCACATTGTGGCGCCTGATCGATGAAGCCGAAGGCGTTGCACGTAATCTCCTGCGCCAGCTTTCGTTCCGACTGCGCGCTGCGAATGCACAATTGCGCCGCCGTGAAAAAGTCGGCGAATTCTATCGCCAGCTGTCGATGGTCGACGGCCTGACCAATTTGCATAACCGCGCCTGGCTCAATGACAAGCTATCGGTACTGGTCGAAGAAGCGCATGCCGGCAAGCGGCCGCTGTCCCTGATCATGATAGACCTCGACCATTTCAAACGCTTCAACGATGAATACGGCCACCTGCTGGGTGATACCGCACTGCGTACTGCAGCGGGTGTGTTGAGTGCGGCTTTGCGGCCCAGCGATTTTGCCGTACGTTACGGCGGCGAAGAGCTGATCGTCATTCTGCCGGACAGTAACGGCGCTGCCGGTACAATGGTGGCGCAACGCCTGTGTGAACGGATGCGGCTGGCGGTGGTGTTTGCCGATATGCATATGCCTTTGCCGCACATTACCGCTTCCTTCGGCGTGGCCATGCTGGCACCGCAACAGGATGCCGATGGCTTGCTGGCCGCAGCGGATGCTGCACTGTATCGCGCCAAGCAAGCCGGACGTAACCAGGTCGCGGTATAA
- a CDS encoding HDOD domain-containing protein, with translation MTTAMPDARIERLHFNQVIAQIRDLPALPAIVQDLMKTIGPDETDINVITRKVAMDQALSAKTLQFANSSFYGLQSKVTTIQQAITLIGVNAVRHVVTATALTGYFPQNNCAGFDFFALWRHSVATAVCARVLARHLHVNQDYAFTAGLLHDIGRLVLVTYFRNEYEAVIAYRQEHDCHWLEAEQEVLGVDHVMAGEALAAHWNFSDTIRHAIAGHHNPEQQKVRSLASIVHIADAIAHALDLSHLENDLVPPVSHVAWVGLDLSEEVYLQVFHETELLFDEVSRVLLTEK, from the coding sequence ATGACGACCGCCATGCCTGATGCACGTATTGAAAGACTGCATTTCAATCAGGTGATAGCCCAGATCCGTGACTTGCCTGCGCTGCCGGCCATTGTGCAGGACCTCATGAAGACCATAGGTCCGGACGAAACCGACATCAATGTCATCACTCGTAAAGTGGCGATGGACCAGGCACTGTCCGCCAAGACACTGCAATTCGCCAACTCCTCTTTCTATGGTTTGCAATCGAAGGTCACGACGATACAGCAGGCCATCACTTTGATCGGTGTCAACGCGGTGCGCCATGTGGTTACCGCGACTGCGCTGACCGGTTACTTCCCACAAAATAATTGCGCCGGTTTCGATTTCTTTGCACTGTGGCGACACTCGGTCGCGACCGCTGTCTGCGCGCGCGTGCTGGCGCGCCATTTGCACGTCAATCAGGATTACGCATTCACTGCCGGTTTGCTGCACGATATTGGCCGCCTGGTATTGGTGACTTACTTCCGCAATGAATACGAAGCGGTCATTGCCTATCGCCAGGAGCACGATTGCCATTGGCTGGAAGCGGAGCAGGAAGTATTGGGCGTGGACCATGTGATGGCGGGCGAAGCCCTGGCTGCACACTGGAATTTTTCCGATACGATACGCCATGCGATTGCCGGTCATCACAATCCGGAGCAGCAAAAAGTGCGTTCGCTGGCATCGATCGTGCATATCGCTGATGCGATTGCACATGCGCTCGACCTGTCACACCTGGAGAATGACCTGGTGCCGCCGGTATCGCATGTCGCCTGGGTCGGACTGGATTTGAGCGAAGAAGTTTACCTGCAGGTCTTTCATGAAACGGAACTGCTGTTCGATGAAGTAAGCCGCGTATTGTTGACAGAAAAATAG
- a CDS encoding GGDEF domain-containing protein produces MDSFTAGIALILVQFCIALVMAGVFYTTPSEKCTKYWALSGAWIAFGVLIAIVNNRLHRPAFILNGTGAVIIGLIFQWHGIRAFYKKQPQKWGWFICIAFVAILSMLFMLGANFQQRSILVSSTVFLLLGLSFHAIWQGQSGAPKTFVQALVLGAIVLLMTGNVLRIIIASLQIAGSIPLERSSFEIAVAFMIPTVGTVLFSIGLLLLYFERTVEENRHLATHDELSKLLNRRAIVSAGEYNLASATRLGHELTIAFIDIDMFKHFNDKFGHAAGDTVIQEVAAILQQTCRTIDMVGRYGGEEFLIILPGVNRDAAAIVGERLVDAVRQYRFMGIHPVTISAGLTTLPKTEQCTWTQLVRRADAALYEAKGLGRNRYAA; encoded by the coding sequence ATGGATTCGTTCACCGCTGGCATCGCGTTAATCCTTGTGCAATTCTGTATTGCACTGGTGATGGCCGGGGTGTTTTACACCACTCCCTCCGAAAAATGCACCAAGTACTGGGCCCTGTCCGGTGCCTGGATTGCTTTTGGCGTGCTGATCGCCATCGTCAATAATCGCCTGCATCGCCCTGCTTTCATCCTCAACGGCACCGGCGCGGTGATCATAGGGCTGATTTTCCAATGGCACGGCATACGCGCTTTTTACAAAAAACAGCCGCAAAAATGGGGCTGGTTCATTTGCATCGCTTTTGTCGCCATCCTGTCCATGCTCTTCATGCTGGGTGCGAATTTCCAACAACGCTCGATACTGGTCTCATCCACGGTGTTCTTGCTGCTGGGTTTGAGTTTCCATGCGATCTGGCAGGGGCAAAGCGGTGCGCCCAAGACTTTTGTACAAGCGCTGGTACTCGGCGCCATCGTTTTGCTCATGACAGGCAATGTGCTGCGCATCATCATCGCCTCGCTACAGATTGCCGGCTCGATACCACTGGAACGTTCCAGCTTCGAAATCGCGGTTGCCTTTATGATCCCGACGGTAGGCACGGTCCTGTTTTCCATCGGTCTCTTGCTGCTCTACTTTGAACGCACGGTCGAAGAAAACCGCCATCTCGCGACGCATGATGAATTGAGTAAATTGCTGAACCGTCGCGCGATTGTGTCAGCAGGTGAATACAACCTGGCATCGGCGACCCGGCTCGGACATGAACTGACGATCGCGTTTATCGATATCGATATGTTCAAGCACTTCAACGACAAGTTCGGTCACGCCGCCGGCGATACCGTGATCCAGGAAGTGGCAGCCATCCTGCAACAGACTTGCCGCACCATCGATATGGTCGGTCGCTACGGCGGTGAAGAATTCCTGATCATCCTGCCCGGCGTCAACCGCGATGCCGCCGCCATTGTCGGCGAGCGCCTGGTCGATGCGGTACGCCAGTATCGCTTCATGGGCATCCACCCGGTGACCATTAGTGCCGGCCTGACAACGCTGCCCAAAACCGAGCAGTGCACCTGGACACAACTGGTACGCCGCGCCGATGCCGCGCTATACGAAGCCAAAGGTCTTGGGCGTAATCGCTACGCTGCCTGA
- a CDS encoding DUF2237 domain-containing protein, with the protein MPPTLPIAKNVFGEPLVPCSFNPLTGYFRDGCCKTNEDDVGTHVICTVMTATFLVFSKACGNDLSTPRPEWNFPGLKPGDQWCLCANRWIEAWRAGVAPKVVLESTNQKALEVVSLDDLRKHAYSIREEE; encoded by the coding sequence ATGCCACCAACTTTACCCATTGCAAAAAACGTGTTCGGCGAACCACTGGTTCCCTGTTCATTCAATCCATTGACCGGCTACTTCCGCGACGGTTGCTGTAAAACCAATGAAGACGATGTAGGCACGCATGTGATTTGCACCGTGATGACGGCGACCTTCCTGGTCTTCAGCAAGGCTTGTGGCAACGATCTCTCGACCCCGCGTCCGGAATGGAATTTCCCGGGCCTCAAACCCGGCGATCAATGGTGCCTATGTGCCAATCGCTGGATAGAAGCATGGCGCGCCGGTGTGGCACCCAAGGTGGTGCTGGAAAGCACCAATCAAAAGGCGCTCGAAGTGGTCAGCCTCGACGATTTGCGCAAACATGCTTATTCAATACGCGAAGAAGAGTAA
- a CDS encoding DUF2721 domain-containing protein yields MDLTTPALLFPAISLLLLAYTNRFLVIAQLIRQLHVKYQERAHDVVLRQIANLRVRVMLIRRMQEMGVGAFILCALSMFLVFIKLIFIAQVIFGFSIFMLVLSLLVSLYEIVISTKAIEIEMEDMVQSLQEQDR; encoded by the coding sequence ATGGACCTGACTACGCCCGCCCTGCTGTTCCCCGCCATTTCACTGCTGCTATTGGCGTACACCAATCGCTTCCTCGTCATCGCACAACTGATACGCCAGTTGCACGTCAAGTACCAGGAACGTGCACACGACGTCGTACTGCGCCAGATCGCCAACCTGCGCGTACGCGTGATGCTGATACGCCGGATGCAGGAGATGGGCGTCGGTGCTTTTATCCTGTGCGCCTTGTCGATGTTCCTAGTGTTTATCAAACTGATTTTTATTGCGCAGGTGATCTTCGGTTTCAGCATCTTCATGCTGGTGCTGTCGCTGCTGGTTTCCCTCTATGAAATCGTGATCAGTACCAAGGCCATCGAGATCGAAATGGAAGATATGGTGCAGAGCCTGCAAGAGCAGGATAGATAA
- a CDS encoding LysE family transporter, with translation MTLSLWLTFLIAAILIAITPGSGAILSMSHGLSYGVRKTTASILGLQLGLIFLLTVAGAGVGSLLLASEMAFNIVKTIGAFYLIYLGLSQWRAKVVLAPEMQAQHARTIVPTFKKRFLHGLLTNVTNPKGVIFMVAVLPQFIVKDAPLLPQLLILGVTICVIDIIVMHAYAFAASSMQRFFRDATAVKKQNRFFGSLFIAIGTGLFFVKRGPVA, from the coding sequence ATGACGCTCTCGCTCTGGCTTACCTTCCTTATCGCCGCCATCCTGATTGCCATCACGCCCGGCTCCGGCGCCATCCTGTCGATGTCGCATGGCTTGTCCTATGGCGTACGCAAAACCACGGCTTCGATACTTGGCTTGCAACTGGGTTTGATTTTCCTGTTGACGGTGGCTGGTGCCGGTGTCGGCTCCCTGTTGCTGGCATCCGAGATGGCCTTCAATATCGTGAAGACGATAGGCGCGTTTTACCTGATTTACCTCGGCCTCAGCCAATGGCGCGCCAAGGTCGTTCTGGCGCCGGAGATGCAGGCGCAACATGCCAGGACCATCGTGCCAACCTTTAAAAAACGCTTTTTGCATGGTTTGCTGACGAATGTCACCAATCCGAAGGGCGTGATTTTTATGGTGGCGGTACTGCCGCAATTCATCGTCAAGGATGCACCGCTGCTGCCGCAATTGCTGATCCTTGGCGTGACGATATGCGTTATCGATATCATCGTAATGCATGCTTACGCATTCGCCGCCTCATCCATGCAGCGCTTTTTCCGCGACGCCACTGCGGTGAAGAAGCAAAACCGCTTCTTTGGCAGCCTCTTCATTGCCATCGGCACCGGCCTGTTTTTTGTCAAACGCGGCCCCGTCGCGTAA
- the bla gene encoding class A beta-lactamase — protein sequence MPASSRRRSLLLAAIASPVAGFTLPVAAGNSNISSRTAQEELKRIESAARGRLGVSALNMANDNRVEYRAEERFPLCSTFKVMVAAAILQRSASEAQLLQKRIRYKKDQVEKSGYAPVTQKHLADGMTIAELCAATLQYSDNAAANFLMTELGGPAAVTAYMRSIGDDVFRLDRWEPELNSAIPGDERDTSTPAAVERSLEKIALGNALANPQREQLVSWLKGNTTGSKRMLAGVPRGWIVGDKTGTGSYGTTNDAGILWTAKGTAIVAAIYFTQNDKDAAAREDVIAAATRIVVAALG from the coding sequence ATGCCCGCTTCTTCACGCCGCCGTTCGCTCCTGCTCGCGGCCATCGCCTCCCCTGTTGCAGGTTTTACGCTCCCCGTCGCTGCGGGTAATTCAAATATTTCTTCCCGCACTGCGCAGGAAGAACTGAAGCGAATTGAAAGCGCAGCCCGTGGCAGGCTGGGCGTTTCCGCATTGAACATGGCGAACGACAATCGCGTTGAATATCGCGCGGAAGAACGCTTCCCGCTATGCAGTACCTTCAAGGTGATGGTCGCGGCTGCGATCCTGCAAAGAAGTGCAAGCGAGGCACAACTGCTGCAAAAGCGCATTCGCTATAAGAAGGATCAAGTCGAGAAATCCGGTTACGCACCTGTCACGCAAAAACATTTGGCGGATGGCATGACGATAGCCGAGCTATGCGCGGCCACCTTGCAATACAGCGATAACGCCGCAGCGAATTTCCTGATGACCGAGTTGGGTGGACCTGCCGCGGTGACAGCTTACATGCGCTCCATCGGTGATGATGTATTCCGTCTTGATCGCTGGGAACCGGAATTAAATTCGGCGATACCCGGTGATGAACGCGACACATCCACACCGGCCGCGGTGGAACGCAGCCTGGAAAAAATTGCACTGGGCAATGCACTGGCAAATCCGCAGCGCGAACAGTTAGTGAGCTGGCTGAAAGGCAATACCACCGGCAGCAAACGCATGCTGGCGGGTGTGCCGAGGGGCTGGATAGTCGGCGATAAAACTGGCACCGGTTCTTACGGCACCACCAATGATGCCGGCATCCTGTGGACCGCAAAAGGGACCGCCATCGTCGCCGCCATTTACTTTACGCAAAATGACAAGGATGCAGCAGCACGCGAAGATGTCATCGCAGCTGCTACGCGCATTGTGGTTGCTGCTTTGGGTTAG
- a CDS encoding IS30 family transposase, producing MVRRTRIIYTDSQKALMWDRWKKGESLQQIAQLFDRNHSSVQRILAESGGIRPLPRIRSSTALTLAEREEISRAIVAGHSMRVIARNLERSPSTISREIKRNGGIEAYRAAEADAATWNRAHRPKACKLLMNRQLASAVADKLRQQWSPQQVAGWLKYSHPGNEELHVSHETIYKTLFIQTRGALKKELTEHLRRVRVMRRSRHHTQKTDNHGQISDAVSISERPAGVEDRAVPGHWEGDLLFGSGNSQIATLVERHTRYVMLVKIARKDTQTVIDALIKHAGKLPQELYKSLTWDRGKELADHKRFTLATDIQVYFCDPRSPWQRGSNENTNGLLRQYFPKGMDISGYSQAQLNAVARRLNERPRKTLNYETPAQRFYQSVALTG from the coding sequence ATGGTTCGCCGAACAAGGATCATTTATACCGATAGCCAAAAGGCATTGATGTGGGATCGCTGGAAGAAGGGAGAATCTCTCCAGCAGATTGCCCAGTTATTCGATCGAAACCATTCCTCTGTCCAGCGCATTCTGGCTGAGAGTGGGGGAATCCGACCACTGCCACGCATTCGATCTAGTACGGCGTTGACGCTGGCCGAACGGGAAGAAATCTCTCGCGCCATTGTCGCTGGTCATTCAATGCGTGTCATTGCCAGAAATCTGGAACGATCACCATCGACAATCAGTCGGGAGATCAAACGCAACGGCGGCATTGAAGCCTACCGTGCTGCAGAAGCCGATGCAGCCACCTGGAATCGCGCTCATCGGCCCAAAGCCTGTAAGCTTTTAATGAACCGACAGCTAGCCAGCGCCGTCGCGGACAAACTTCGCCAGCAATGGTCACCACAACAAGTGGCCGGATGGCTTAAATACAGTCATCCAGGTAATGAGGAATTGCATGTGTCTCACGAAACCATCTACAAGACCTTGTTCATCCAAACACGCGGTGCCTTGAAGAAGGAGCTCACTGAGCATTTGAGGCGGGTACGTGTCATGCGTCGTTCACGGCATCACACGCAGAAGACAGACAATCACGGCCAGATCAGCGACGCCGTATCAATCAGCGAAAGACCAGCTGGTGTGGAAGATCGTGCGGTGCCAGGCCATTGGGAAGGGGATTTGCTATTTGGAAGTGGCAACAGCCAGATAGCGACATTAGTGGAGCGCCATACGCGCTATGTGATGTTGGTAAAAATCGCTCGCAAGGATACGCAGACGGTAATTGATGCGCTGATCAAGCATGCGGGCAAGCTACCGCAGGAATTATATAAATCGCTGACCTGGGATCGAGGCAAAGAATTGGCCGACCACAAGCGCTTCACGCTGGCGACCGATATCCAGGTCTACTTCTGCGATCCACGAAGTCCGTGGCAACGTGGATCAAACGAAAATACCAATGGCTTGCTGCGTCAGTACTTCCCGAAAGGAATGGACATCTCGGGCTACTCGCAGGCGCAATTGAATGCCGTCGCCAGACGACTCAATGAACGACCGAGAAAGACTTTAAACTATGAAACACCGGCTCAACGGTTTTATCAATCTGTTGCATTGACCGGTTGA
- a CDS encoding MFS transporter translates to MLLIQSTHTQAEAPALPASLILLLATGAGLSVASLYYSQPMLGVLGADIHASDRMIGLVPTLTQLGYALGILLLAPLGDRYDRRSIILVKAALLALALLFSGLAPGISWLLLSSLVIGLTATMAQDIVPAAATLAPESHRGKIVGTVMTGLLLGILLSRVISGFGAEAFGWRSVYIAASVGVAMIAVATWRGLPRFQPTTQLAYGQLLGSMVQLWRRHGALRQAALAQGLLALGFSAFWSTLAVMLHGAPFHLGSAAAGSFGLAGAAGALAAPLAGKLADKRGPELVTRLGAGLAAVSFAVMLLAPMLPVHLQLALLVAATVGFDLGVQATLIAHQTIVYGIDPGARSRLNALLFTGMFIGMASGAALGSLLLSQFGWAGVVVLATVASLATLAVRFAGASKA, encoded by the coding sequence ATGTTGCTTATTCAATCCACACATACACAGGCCGAAGCCCCGGCACTGCCGGCCTCGCTGATCCTGCTGCTGGCTACCGGTGCCGGCCTGAGTGTCGCTTCGCTGTATTACAGCCAACCCATGCTGGGCGTACTCGGCGCGGATATCCATGCCAGTGACCGCATGATCGGACTGGTACCGACACTGACCCAGCTCGGTTATGCGCTCGGTATTTTATTGCTCGCGCCTTTGGGCGATCGTTACGACCGCCGCAGCATTATCCTGGTCAAAGCCGCCTTGCTGGCGCTGGCCCTGCTGTTCAGCGGCCTGGCTCCCGGCATTAGCTGGTTGCTGCTCAGCAGCCTGGTGATCGGCCTGACCGCCACCATGGCGCAAGACATCGTTCCGGCGGCGGCCACGCTGGCACCGGAATCACATCGCGGCAAAATCGTCGGCACCGTGATGACCGGTTTATTGCTCGGTATTTTGTTATCACGCGTTATCAGCGGCTTTGGTGCGGAAGCATTCGGCTGGCGCTCTGTCTACATCGCCGCCTCGGTCGGCGTCGCGATGATCGCCGTTGCGACATGGCGCGGCTTGCCACGCTTCCAGCCGACTACACAGTTGGCATACGGCCAGTTGCTCGGCTCGATGGTGCAATTGTGGCGTCGTCACGGCGCACTGCGCCAGGCGGCCTTGGCGCAAGGTTTATTGGCACTCGGCTTCAGCGCATTTTGGTCGACCCTGGCGGTGATGTTGCACGGTGCACCTTTCCACCTCGGCAGCGCTGCCGCCGGCTCCTTCGGCCTGGCAGGTGCCGCCGGTGCCCTGGCGGCACCATTGGCCGGCAAGCTGGCTGATAAACGCGGCCCTGAATTGGTGACACGTTTGGGTGCGGGCCTGGCAGCCGTATCGTTCGCCGTGATGTTGCTGGCACCGATGCTGCCCGTACATCTGCAACTGGCCTTGCTGGTCGCGGCTACCGTAGGTTTTGACCTTGGTGTGCAGGCAACGCTGATTGCGCATCAAACCATCGTCTATGGAATTGATCCGGGTGCGCGCAGTCGCTTGAATGCCTTATTGTTCACCGGCATGTTCATCGGCATGGCCAGTGGTGCGGCACTCGGCAGCCTCTTGTTGTCGCAATTCGGCTGGGCTGGTGTGGTCGTACTGGCGACTGTTGCCTCACTCGCGACATTGGCAGTGCGCTTCGCCGGGGCAAGCAAAGCCTGA
- a CDS encoding LysR family transcriptional regulator, with translation MKESGNPGVDRIELMQTFVRIVEAGSLSAAAEQLKTSQPTVSRRLQALERSLGLRLLQRSTHVMKLTEDGERCFARAKELLDNWKAMEADLRGTQDEPEGTLRVLVPHAFGQEHLIAPLADYLGRYPRVSVEWMLHDRHPDFIAEGIDCAIQVGVVVNPSVVAIKLFDVPRIIVASPQLVKAHASSLTVDELHTLPWLAFRTFYREEVVLTRQSDGAEHAFSIQPRMSTDSLYALRTAVATGLGAGIVSGWLVADDIAQGRLLHLVPDWRAPPLPVYLVYPHARYYPARLRLFLDTMRAIKPLGQELGVPKSGKEISGKKP, from the coding sequence ATGAAAGAATCGGGAAATCCAGGCGTAGACCGCATCGAACTGATGCAAACCTTTGTCCGCATTGTCGAGGCCGGCAGCCTGTCGGCTGCCGCCGAGCAGCTCAAAACCAGCCAGCCCACGGTGAGCCGGCGCTTGCAGGCGCTGGAACGCAGCCTGGGTTTGCGCCTGTTACAGCGTTCGACCCATGTCATGAAGCTGACCGAAGATGGCGAACGCTGCTTTGCGCGTGCGAAGGAATTGCTGGATAACTGGAAGGCGATGGAAGCCGACTTGCGCGGCACGCAGGATGAGCCGGAAGGTACTTTGCGCGTACTGGTGCCGCATGCTTTCGGGCAGGAGCATTTGATTGCACCCCTGGCCGATTATCTCGGAAGGTATCCGCGCGTCTCGGTCGAATGGATGTTGCATGACCGTCATCCCGACTTCATTGCGGAAGGGATAGATTGCGCAATCCAGGTGGGTGTCGTCGTCAATCCTTCGGTGGTGGCGATCAAGCTGTTTGATGTGCCGCGCATCATAGTGGCTTCACCGCAACTGGTGAAAGCGCATGCTTCATCGTTGACGGTTGATGAGCTGCACACTTTGCCGTGGCTGGCTTTCCGTACTTTTTATCGTGAGGAAGTCGTATTGACGCGGCAATCCGATGGTGCTGAGCATGCATTCTCGATACAACCGCGCATGAGCACCGACAGCCTGTACGCCTTGCGTACCGCTGTCGCAACGGGTTTGGGTGCGGGAATAGTTTCTGGCTGGCTGGTGGCTGACGACATTGCGCAAGGACGCTTGTTGCATCTCGTACCCGATTGGCGTGCGCCGCCTTTGCCGGTCTACCTGGTGTATCCGCATGCGCGTTACTATCCGGCGCGTTTGCGTCTTTTCCTCGACACCATGCGGGCGATAAAACCGCTGGGACAGGAACTGGGAGTGCCCAAGAGCGGGAAAGAAATATCCGGCAAGAAGCCTTAA